In Microcoleus sp. bin38.metabat.b11b12b14.051, a single genomic region encodes these proteins:
- a CDS encoding ABC transporter transmembrane domain-containing protein, whose protein sequence is MKKSLGVQNYVDRSQASLPTVLALEKLLEEISPEPTLVAKLNTACEICEFQLGDEITQYQTPDNTNNLLEQAQSDRNFYLVCQGRVRLLAVEASQHQEVSAVVLELGAVFGTDNVFIDSGLPYRAIAAGTCQLARINAAKLQLVLEEFPQLQQHLQQQFQQIQQLIFFKTQTDLRSLEPNQQQLLWPHLLSYVEESQISAGVSLAEHCQKTTNHFWLRSGKIQGQAPPTIGSHWGHSDLPSDWKAATDLLIYQLSSKQWEIAKATIASDSNARPKIIRKPPNLSLVAAPKNASFTSKTEQSKLTAVESPKSASGIISFPKPKRRRWLSSGHPFIQQQSTADCGATCLAMISEYWGKKFSLNYLRELAEIGRSGASLKSLAKAAERMGFQTRPVRASLTPLRNQNPWIAHWQGNHYVAVYRFKNQQVLVADPAAGKRWMSLKTFTENWTGYALILDPTAELYRNHSAEHKGIKVKNFLGIIWPYRAAIAQILVLSLLLQLFGIVTPLFTQVILDQVVVSKSIVTLHVFAIGLLMFSVWRSLLSATRQYLLDYLSNRIDLTLISGFISHTLSLPIKFFESRQVGDILTRVQENQKIQSFLTRQAITAWLDALMAVVYIGLMVYYNWRLALLVLALIPPIVILTLVATPFLRQVSREVFKESAKQNSSLVEMITGVATIKATAAEREMRWRWEDQLTSMINAKFRGQKLANSLQVVGGGINTLGSTALLWYGAMLVIQDQLTIGQFVAFNMMIGSVISPVLSVVGLWDEFQEVLVSIERLDDVFSAQPEESPYKPMLVLPRIHGTIKFDNVSFRYAQDEERNTLQNLCFEVQAGETVAIVGRSGSGKSTLVKLLQGFYYPEKGRLTVDGHDIRHISLQSLRVQLGVVPQDCFLFSGTILENITLYKNLETPASQGEEGRFADSASLEEAIEVAKLAEAHAFIQDMPLGYQTPVGERGTSLSGGQRQRIAIARALLGDPRVLILDEATSSLDTESERRFQQNLARISRDRTVFVIAHRLSTVRNADRILVLDKGILAEQGNHDQLMAERGLYFHLAQQQLDL, encoded by the coding sequence ATGAAAAAAAGTTTAGGGGTACAGAATTATGTCGATCGCTCCCAAGCCTCATTGCCAACTGTTCTAGCTCTTGAGAAACTCTTGGAGGAAATCAGTCCAGAACCGACATTAGTTGCCAAATTAAATACAGCCTGTGAAATTTGCGAGTTTCAACTCGGAGATGAAATCACCCAATATCAAACACCGGATAATACCAATAATTTACTTGAACAAGCACAGAGCGATCGCAATTTTTATCTCGTTTGCCAGGGAAGAGTCAGGCTGCTAGCGGTAGAAGCCTCTCAACACCAGGAAGTTTCGGCGGTGGTACTGGAACTCGGAGCAGTGTTTGGGACAGACAACGTATTTATTGACAGCGGACTGCCTTACAGGGCAATTGCAGCCGGCACCTGCCAACTCGCTCGCATAAATGCAGCCAAATTGCAGCTTGTTTTAGAGGAATTCCCCCAACTGCAACAGCACTTACAGCAACAATTCCAACAGATCCAGCAGTTAATATTTTTCAAGACGCAAACAGATTTGCGATCGCTCGAACCCAACCAACAACAGCTTCTGTGGCCGCACTTACTTTCTTACGTAGAAGAAAGCCAAATTTCTGCCGGAGTTTCCCTCGCGGAACACTGCCAAAAAACCACCAATCATTTTTGGCTCCGCAGCGGTAAAATTCAAGGTCAAGCACCGCCAACTATCGGCAGTCACTGGGGACATTCAGACTTACCGAGCGACTGGAAAGCGGCAACAGACCTGCTAATTTACCAGCTTAGCTCAAAACAGTGGGAAATCGCCAAAGCCACAATTGCTTCCGACAGCAATGCCCGTCCAAAAATAATCCGCAAACCTCCGAACTTAAGCTTAGTAGCCGCACCAAAAAATGCCTCATTTACCTCAAAAACTGAGCAATCAAAATTAACCGCAGTCGAGTCTCCCAAATCGGCATCCGGAATCATCAGTTTCCCCAAGCCCAAGCGGCGCAGATGGTTGAGTAGCGGACACCCATTTATTCAACAACAGAGTACAGCAGATTGCGGAGCTACCTGCTTAGCCATGATTAGCGAATATTGGGGTAAGAAATTCAGCCTGAATTACTTGCGCGAATTAGCGGAAATCGGCCGCAGTGGCGCCTCCCTAAAAAGTTTGGCAAAAGCAGCGGAAAGGATGGGATTTCAAACCCGTCCCGTGCGAGCTTCTTTAACTCCGCTTCGCAATCAAAATCCCTGGATCGCTCACTGGCAAGGCAATCACTACGTTGCTGTTTACCGCTTTAAAAATCAACAGGTTTTAGTTGCCGATCCGGCGGCGGGTAAGCGGTGGATGAGCCTTAAAACTTTTACCGAAAATTGGACTGGGTATGCCCTGATTTTAGACCCGACAGCGGAACTATACCGCAATCACAGTGCCGAACATAAAGGCATCAAAGTTAAAAATTTTCTGGGCATAATCTGGCCCTACCGCGCTGCGATCGCCCAAATCCTCGTACTTTCCTTGTTGCTCCAACTATTTGGGATAGTGACTCCCCTATTTACCCAGGTAATTCTCGACCAAGTAGTTGTCAGCAAAAGCATCGTCACTCTGCACGTTTTTGCGATAGGGCTGCTGATGTTTAGTGTTTGGCGATCGCTGTTGAGCGCAACGAGACAGTATTTGCTGGATTACTTGTCCAACCGCATTGACCTGACTTTAATTAGCGGATTTATCAGTCATACTCTCAGTTTGCCGATCAAGTTTTTTGAATCTCGTCAGGTGGGCGACATCTTGACTCGGGTTCAGGAAAATCAAAAAATTCAGTCGTTTTTGACTCGCCAAGCTATTACTGCTTGGTTGGATGCTTTGATGGCTGTGGTTTACATCGGACTGATGGTTTACTATAACTGGCGTCTGGCTTTGTTGGTGCTGGCTTTGATTCCGCCGATCGTGATTTTGACTTTAGTCGCAACTCCATTTCTGCGCCAAGTATCGCGGGAGGTTTTTAAGGAAAGTGCCAAACAAAATTCATCTTTGGTGGAAATGATCACTGGGGTGGCGACAATTAAGGCAACTGCTGCTGAGCGAGAAATGCGCTGGCGCTGGGAAGACCAATTAACCTCCATGATTAATGCTAAATTTCGGGGGCAGAAGCTGGCGAATTCTTTGCAGGTAGTTGGGGGTGGGATTAATACTTTGGGTAGCACGGCTTTGCTGTGGTACGGGGCAATGCTGGTGATTCAAGACCAGTTGACGATCGGTCAATTTGTGGCTTTTAATATGATGATCGGGAGTGTGATTTCTCCTGTGCTTTCGGTGGTGGGACTTTGGGACGAGTTTCAAGAAGTGTTGGTGTCGATCGAGCGTTTGGATGACGTATTCTCGGCCCAACCTGAAGAAAGCCCTTACAAACCAATGCTGGTGCTGCCTCGCATTCACGGAACCATCAAATTTGACAATGTTTCTTTCCGCTATGCTCAGGATGAGGAACGCAATACGCTGCAAAATCTTTGCTTTGAGGTGCAAGCTGGAGAAACTGTGGCAATTGTCGGCCGCAGCGGTTCGGGTAAGAGCACTTTGGTGAAGCTGCTGCAAGGTTTCTATTATCCAGAAAAAGGGCGGCTGACTGTTGACGGCCACGATATTCGGCACATTTCTTTGCAGTCGCTGCGAGTGCAGTTGGGTGTTGTCCCTCAAGATTGTTTCTTGTTTTCGGGAACGATTTTGGAAAATATTACGCTGTACAAAAATTTGGAAACCCCCGCTAGTCAAGGGGAGGAAGGAAGATTTGCTGATTCTGCAAGCTTGGAAGAGGCGATCGAAGTTGCGAAACTAGCAGAAGCTCACGCTTTTATTCAAGATATGCCCCTTGGTTATCAAACTCCTGTGGGGGAAAGGGGAACGAGTTTGTCTGGGGGCCAGCGGCAGCGAATTGCGATCGCCCGTGCTTTGTTGGGCGATCCCCGAGTTTTGATTTTGGACGAAGCAACTTCTTCACTGGATACCGAGTCTGAGCGCAGGTTCCAGCAAAATCTGGCTCGCATTAGTCGCGATCGCACTGTGTTTGTGATTGCTCACCGGTTGTCTACAGTACGCAATGCCGATCGCATTTTGGTTCTAGACAAAGGCATTTTAGCCGAACAAGGCAACCACGACCAATTGATGGCCGAACGCGGACTTTACTTTCACCTCGCTCAACAACAGCTCGATCTTTAA
- a CDS encoding efflux RND transporter periplasmic adaptor subunit, which yields MSYSKSPESVVEAEEQKSTTPELHPIDADRDRPQELVTVPEDRPRPVKRRSRWPLIAAIAIGTAGAGYGLYSWQSSHNRPQAAATQPKATPVKLATVATSSVQDTSEFVSSLEAKRSVQIKPETEGLVTQIFVKSGDAIDKGQAIARIKSDSAEAQLRQSQANLRAAESNLAELQAGSRPEEIAQAQAQVAQAIANLAQLRSGSRPEQIGQAQAQVAQAIANLADAQSGSLLEDIAQARAQIEASKAQAQLATQQLARYQALAKEGAESQNTLQQYIQKQTSAQANLLEAQRRLGQRQKNRLAEIDRRTAALQQQQEALRQLQNGARPEEIAASEAEVAQAKAKLAQLANGTRQEQIDRATAQVAQAQAQVRGFEIQLQETGVIAPFAGVIGDIPVKVGDYLKKGDPIATLTENKLLDLRLSIPLERQPQLRLGLPVEMLDDRGKAIAIGQISFISPNVSANSQTILAKATFPNPNGELLNLQFVKAKVIWKEQPGILVPVIAVTRLGGQTFVFTAQKPEQPQPGTPPLIARQKPVKLGTIQGNNYQVIEGLQAGEKIIVAGILNLTDGAPITDQEPTVGGADKLPTSAKN from the coding sequence ATGAGTTATTCTAAATCCCCAGAATCGGTTGTTGAAGCTGAAGAGCAAAAATCTACTACACCGGAACTGCACCCAATCGATGCCGATCGCGATCGACCCCAGGAATTAGTCACCGTCCCCGAGGATCGCCCCCGCCCTGTTAAACGCCGATCGCGCTGGCCCCTAATTGCTGCGATCGCGATCGGCACCGCAGGCGCAGGTTACGGCTTGTACTCGTGGCAATCGAGTCACAATCGCCCGCAAGCAGCAGCAACCCAACCCAAAGCCACGCCAGTCAAGCTCGCAACCGTTGCAACCAGCTCTGTTCAAGATACTTCGGAATTTGTCAGCAGCTTGGAGGCAAAACGTTCGGTACAAATCAAACCGGAAACAGAAGGGCTAGTCACGCAGATTTTTGTCAAATCCGGAGATGCGATCGACAAAGGACAAGCCATCGCCCGGATCAAAAGCGACAGCGCCGAAGCTCAATTAAGACAATCCCAAGCCAATTTGAGGGCCGCTGAATCGAATTTAGCCGAATTGCAAGCCGGAAGCAGGCCAGAAGAAATCGCCCAAGCTCAAGCCCAAGTCGCCCAAGCAATCGCCAATCTAGCTCAACTGCGATCGGGCAGTCGGCCAGAACAAATTGGCCAAGCTCAAGCCCAAGTCGCCCAAGCAATCGCCAACCTCGCCGATGCCCAAAGCGGCAGTCTCTTAGAAGACATCGCCCAAGCCCGAGCGCAAATAGAAGCCAGCAAAGCCCAAGCACAATTAGCTACCCAGCAACTTGCCAGATATCAAGCCTTAGCAAAAGAAGGCGCCGAGTCACAAAACACGCTCCAGCAATACATCCAAAAACAAACCAGCGCCCAAGCCAACCTTCTAGAAGCTCAAAGGCGCTTGGGACAACGGCAGAAAAATAGGCTAGCTGAGATCGATCGGCGCACAGCAGCCTTGCAACAGCAGCAGGAAGCCTTGCGACAATTGCAAAACGGCGCGCGCCCTGAAGAAATCGCCGCATCCGAAGCCGAAGTCGCCCAAGCCAAGGCCAAATTAGCTCAGTTAGCCAACGGTACCCGCCAAGAGCAGATCGATCGAGCCACCGCCCAAGTTGCACAAGCTCAAGCTCAAGTGCGCGGCTTTGAAATCCAACTGCAAGAAACTGGTGTCATCGCGCCCTTCGCCGGAGTCATCGGCGACATACCGGTGAAAGTCGGCGATTACTTGAAAAAAGGCGACCCCATCGCTACTTTGACAGAGAACAAATTGCTCGACTTGCGGTTATCAATTCCTTTAGAGCGTCAGCCTCAATTGCGCTTGGGGCTGCCAGTAGAAATGCTGGACGATCGAGGTAAGGCGATCGCGATCGGTCAAATCAGTTTTATCTCCCCAAACGTCAGCGCCAATTCCCAAACAATCTTAGCTAAAGCCACATTTCCCAACCCCAACGGCGAACTGCTCAACCTCCAATTTGTCAAAGCCAAAGTCATCTGGAAAGAGCAGCCGGGAATTTTAGTTCCCGTCATCGCAGTTACCCGCTTGGGCGGGCAAACTTTTGTTTTCACAGCTCAAAAACCAGAACAGCCCCAACCGGGAACGCCGCCATTAATCGCGCGGCAAAAACCAGTAAAATTAGGAACCATTCAGGGGAACAATTATCAAGTTATCGAAGGTTTGCAAGCCGGAGAAAAAATCATTGTGGCAGGTATTCTCAACTTAACTGACGGCGCTCCGATTACAGATCAAGAGCCAACAGTTGGGGGAGCTGATAAATTACCAACAAGTGCAAAAAATTAA